From a single Eleginops maclovinus isolate JMC-PN-2008 ecotype Puerto Natales chromosome 20, JC_Emac_rtc_rv5, whole genome shotgun sequence genomic region:
- the si:dkey-49n23.1 gene encoding semaphorin-3D isoform X2, which translates to MMVLLQAAGGVGGVKFLQILMLVLLPLLWFQPVETRLPEDPKTWRQTGPRLQLSHSDLKNSSVYWQGGVSGGYEALLLDEDQGWLLVGGKDHVYLLRADGPQLKTHTIHWPAAREHERHCIMAGKNPQTDCANFVRLLQPFNKTHVYACGTGAFHPQCTFLHVGHDPEEPLFMLSDTMESGRGKCPFSPREPFTARLTDGELYAGTSVDFMGANAAFVRTSLLGSSQHYIRTEAFDHNWLNEPEFVGSFSIPDTHSPDDDKVYFFFKERAVEAGQWDKRTYSRVARVCKNDVGGKRSLINRWTTFLKARLVCSVPGPAGVDTHFDELEDIFVLETKDPQNPTIYGVFSTSSSIFRGSAVCVFTMASIRAAFNGPFAHKESPSYRWVEYKGRIPYPRPGTCPSETYDALHKSTKDFPDEVVSFMRHHQLMWEPVLPLGRRPVLTRVNTTQMLKKVVVDRVEAEDGAYDVLHLGTDDGKVVKAVSVVKDNLDSEETILEELLLEELTVFQSPTPILSMELSTKRKQLYVSSELGVVQLGLQRCELYGGGCAECCLARDPYCSWDGTSCSRYFPSSKKRARRQDVKHGDPWSQCPITEDDSDSVEVQIVFGVEGNSSFLDCVARSAQAEIRWTVQPAESQTLRQENSELLDGQRSLHLQRGLLLQRLEVSDAGLYTCSSHEHSYSQVLARYRLQVLSNSNLQPTRYQQNLSPNQPGPVGKGFQSGPPPAVPGLRNLWLQQLPLKSYKELHSNSLSVDEYCEQLWYREKRRQQKLRALKLKQESRKARVRRNNPPEGPL; encoded by the exons ACTTGAAGAACAGCTCTGTGTACTGGCAGGGGGGGGTCAGCGGCGGGTACgaggctctgctgctggacGAGGATCAGGGCTGGCTGCTGGTGGGGGGGAAAGACCACGTCTACCTGCTGAGAGCCGACGGCCCGCAGCTGAAGACCCACACG ATCCACTGGCCGGCCGCTAGAGAACATGAGAGGCACTGCATCATGGCGGGGAAAAATCCGCAG ACGGACTGTGCTAACTTCGTGCGGCTGCTGCAGCCCTTCAATAAGACTCATGTTTACGCCTGTGGAACCGGAGCCTTCCACCCTCAGTGCACGTTCCTGCACGTAGGACACGACCcggag GAGCCGTTGTTCATGTTGTCTGATACGATGGAGTCTGGCAGGGGAAAATGTCCCTTCAGTCCCAGAGAGCCGTTCACTGCTCGCctgacag ACGGTGAGCTGTATGCAGGAACGTCGGTGGATTTTATGGGAGCGAACGCGGCGTTCGTCCGCACCTCGCTGCTGGGAAGCAGTCAGCATTACATCCGCACCGAGGCCTTCGATCACAACTGGCTCAACG AGCCGGAGTTCGTGGGCTCCTTCTCGATCCCCGACACTCACAGTCCGGACGACGATAAGGTCTACTTCTTCTTCAAGGAGCGAGCGGTGGAGGCGGGTCAGTGGGACAAGAGGACGTACAGCCGCGTGGCTCGAGTCTGCAAG AACGACGTTGGGGGGAAGAGGAGTTTGATCAATCGGTGGACGACCTTCCTGAAGGCCCGGCTGGTGTGTTCTGTTCCCGGACCGGCAGGAGTGGACACACACTTCGATGAGCTCG AGGACATCTTTGTTCTGGAGACGAAGGACCCTCAGAACCCGACCATCTACGGAGTCTTCAGCACCTCCAG ctctaTATTCCGTGgctcagcagtgtgtgtgttcaccatgGCGTCTATCCGCGCTGCCTTTAACGGACCGTTTGCACACAAAGAAAGTCCCTCCTATCGCTGGGTGGAGTACAAGGGACGCATCCCCTACCCCAGACCTGGCACT TGTCCCAGCGAGACGTACGACGCCCTCCACAAATCCACCAAAGACTTCCCCGATGAGGTGGTGAGCTTCATGCGGCACCACCAGCTGATGTGGGAGCCCGTCCTGCCTCTGGGCCGCAGACCCGTCCTGACCCGGGTCAACACCACACAAATGCTGAAGAAGGTGGTGGTGGACCGGGTGGAGGCCGAGGACGGAGCCTACGATGTGCTGCACCTGGGCACAG ACGACGGGAAGGTGGTGAAGGCGGTGTCGGTGGTTAAAGACAACCTGGACTCAGAGGAGACCATCCTGGAGGAGCTCCTCCTGGAGGAGCTGACCGTCTTCCAG AGCCCGACTCCCATCCTGAGCATGGAGCTGTCCACAAAGAGG AAGCAGCTGTATGTCTCCAGCGAGCTCGGCGTGGTGCAGCTGGGTCTGCAGAGGTGTGAGCTGTACGGAGGGGGCTGCGCTGAGTGCTGCCTGGCCAGAGACCCGTATTGCTCCTGGGACGGGACCTCCTGCTCCAGATACTTCCCCTCCAGCAAGAA gcggGCGCGCAGACAGGATGTGAAGCACGGAGACCCCTGGAGTCAGTGTCCAATCACAGAGGACG ACTCAGACTCTGTGGAGGTGCAGATTGTGTTCGGGGTGGAGGGAAACTCCTCTTTCCTGGACTGTGTTGCCCGGTCGGCTCAGGCGGAGATCCGGTGGACGGTGCAGCCGGCAGAGAGCCAGACGCTCCGTCAGGAGAACTCAGAG CTTCTGGACGGCCAGCGCTCCCTCCACCTGCAGCGAGGGTTGCTGCTTCAGCGCCTGGAGGTGTCCGACGCCGGCCTCTACACCTGCTCCAGCCACGAGCACTCCTACAGCCAGGTCCTGGCCCGGTACCGCCTCCAGGTCCTCTCCAACAGCAACCTGCAGCCCACCCGCTACCAGCAGAACCTCAGCCCCAACCAGCCGGGCCCCGTCGGGAAGGGGTTTCAGTCAGGGCCCCCTCCAGCGGTGCCGGGCCTCAGGAACTTGTGGCTTCAGCAGCTTCCTCTGAAGAGCTACAAGGAACTGCACAGCAACAGCCTGAGCGTGGACGAGTACTGCGAGCAGCTGTGGTACCGGGAGAAGCGCCGGCAGCAGAAACTGCGAGCTCTGAAGCTGAAGCAGGAGAGCAGGAAGGCCCGGGTGAGGAGGAACAACCCCCCCGAGGGTCCTCTTTAG
- the si:dkey-49n23.1 gene encoding semaphorin-3D isoform X1, which translates to MMVLLQAAGGVGGVKFLQILMLVLLPLLWFQPVETRLPEDPKTWRQTGPRLQLSHSDLKNSSVYWQGGVSGGYEALLLDEDQGWLLVGGKDHVYLLRADGPQLKTHTIHWPAAREHERHCIMAGKNPQTDCANFVRLLQPFNKTHVYACGTGAFHPQCTFLHVGHDPEEPLFMLSDTMESGRGKCPFSPREPFTARLTDGELYAGTSVDFMGANAAFVRTSLLGSSQHYIRTEAFDHNWLNEPEFVGSFSIPDTHSPDDDKVYFFFKERAVEAGQWDKRTYSRVARVCKNDVGGKRSLINRWTTFLKARLVCSVPGPAGVDTHFDELEDIFVLETKDPQNPTIYGVFSTSSSIFRGSAVCVFTMASIRAAFNGPFAHKESPSYRWVEYKGRIPYPRPGTCPSETYDALHKSTKDFPDEVVSFMRHHQLMWEPVLPLGRRPVLTRVNTTQMLKKVVVDRVEAEDGAYDVLHLGTDDGKVVKAVSVVKDNLDSEETILEELLLEELTVFQSPTPILSMELSTKRKQLYVSSELGVVQLGLQRCELYGGGCAECCLARDPYCSWDGTSCSRYFPSSKKRARRQDVKHGDPWSQCPITEDDSDSVEVQIVFGVEGNSSFLDCVARSAQAEIRWTVQPAESQTLRQENSEQLLDGQRSLHLQRGLLLQRLEVSDAGLYTCSSHEHSYSQVLARYRLQVLSNSNLQPTRYQQNLSPNQPGPVGKGFQSGPPPAVPGLRNLWLQQLPLKSYKELHSNSLSVDEYCEQLWYREKRRQQKLRALKLKQESRKARVRRNNPPEGPL; encoded by the exons ACTTGAAGAACAGCTCTGTGTACTGGCAGGGGGGGGTCAGCGGCGGGTACgaggctctgctgctggacGAGGATCAGGGCTGGCTGCTGGTGGGGGGGAAAGACCACGTCTACCTGCTGAGAGCCGACGGCCCGCAGCTGAAGACCCACACG ATCCACTGGCCGGCCGCTAGAGAACATGAGAGGCACTGCATCATGGCGGGGAAAAATCCGCAG ACGGACTGTGCTAACTTCGTGCGGCTGCTGCAGCCCTTCAATAAGACTCATGTTTACGCCTGTGGAACCGGAGCCTTCCACCCTCAGTGCACGTTCCTGCACGTAGGACACGACCcggag GAGCCGTTGTTCATGTTGTCTGATACGATGGAGTCTGGCAGGGGAAAATGTCCCTTCAGTCCCAGAGAGCCGTTCACTGCTCGCctgacag ACGGTGAGCTGTATGCAGGAACGTCGGTGGATTTTATGGGAGCGAACGCGGCGTTCGTCCGCACCTCGCTGCTGGGAAGCAGTCAGCATTACATCCGCACCGAGGCCTTCGATCACAACTGGCTCAACG AGCCGGAGTTCGTGGGCTCCTTCTCGATCCCCGACACTCACAGTCCGGACGACGATAAGGTCTACTTCTTCTTCAAGGAGCGAGCGGTGGAGGCGGGTCAGTGGGACAAGAGGACGTACAGCCGCGTGGCTCGAGTCTGCAAG AACGACGTTGGGGGGAAGAGGAGTTTGATCAATCGGTGGACGACCTTCCTGAAGGCCCGGCTGGTGTGTTCTGTTCCCGGACCGGCAGGAGTGGACACACACTTCGATGAGCTCG AGGACATCTTTGTTCTGGAGACGAAGGACCCTCAGAACCCGACCATCTACGGAGTCTTCAGCACCTCCAG ctctaTATTCCGTGgctcagcagtgtgtgtgttcaccatgGCGTCTATCCGCGCTGCCTTTAACGGACCGTTTGCACACAAAGAAAGTCCCTCCTATCGCTGGGTGGAGTACAAGGGACGCATCCCCTACCCCAGACCTGGCACT TGTCCCAGCGAGACGTACGACGCCCTCCACAAATCCACCAAAGACTTCCCCGATGAGGTGGTGAGCTTCATGCGGCACCACCAGCTGATGTGGGAGCCCGTCCTGCCTCTGGGCCGCAGACCCGTCCTGACCCGGGTCAACACCACACAAATGCTGAAGAAGGTGGTGGTGGACCGGGTGGAGGCCGAGGACGGAGCCTACGATGTGCTGCACCTGGGCACAG ACGACGGGAAGGTGGTGAAGGCGGTGTCGGTGGTTAAAGACAACCTGGACTCAGAGGAGACCATCCTGGAGGAGCTCCTCCTGGAGGAGCTGACCGTCTTCCAG AGCCCGACTCCCATCCTGAGCATGGAGCTGTCCACAAAGAGG AAGCAGCTGTATGTCTCCAGCGAGCTCGGCGTGGTGCAGCTGGGTCTGCAGAGGTGTGAGCTGTACGGAGGGGGCTGCGCTGAGTGCTGCCTGGCCAGAGACCCGTATTGCTCCTGGGACGGGACCTCCTGCTCCAGATACTTCCCCTCCAGCAAGAA gcggGCGCGCAGACAGGATGTGAAGCACGGAGACCCCTGGAGTCAGTGTCCAATCACAGAGGACG ACTCAGACTCTGTGGAGGTGCAGATTGTGTTCGGGGTGGAGGGAAACTCCTCTTTCCTGGACTGTGTTGCCCGGTCGGCTCAGGCGGAGATCCGGTGGACGGTGCAGCCGGCAGAGAGCCAGACGCTCCGTCAGGAGAACTCAGAG cAGCTTCTGGACGGCCAGCGCTCCCTCCACCTGCAGCGAGGGTTGCTGCTTCAGCGCCTGGAGGTGTCCGACGCCGGCCTCTACACCTGCTCCAGCCACGAGCACTCCTACAGCCAGGTCCTGGCCCGGTACCGCCTCCAGGTCCTCTCCAACAGCAACCTGCAGCCCACCCGCTACCAGCAGAACCTCAGCCCCAACCAGCCGGGCCCCGTCGGGAAGGGGTTTCAGTCAGGGCCCCCTCCAGCGGTGCCGGGCCTCAGGAACTTGTGGCTTCAGCAGCTTCCTCTGAAGAGCTACAAGGAACTGCACAGCAACAGCCTGAGCGTGGACGAGTACTGCGAGCAGCTGTGGTACCGGGAGAAGCGCCGGCAGCAGAAACTGCGAGCTCTGAAGCTGAAGCAGGAGAGCAGGAAGGCCCGGGTGAGGAGGAACAACCCCCCCGAGGGTCCTCTTTAG